From one Perca fluviatilis chromosome 10, GENO_Pfluv_1.0, whole genome shotgun sequence genomic stretch:
- the slc43a1a gene encoding solute carrier family 43 member 1a, whose product MGPSLLQAYRRRWWMAVTAVIENLLCSAVLLGWGSLLIMLKREGFYAYLCSVNESVVVSLGNSSSSEVEEWLSCVDQEEMLNLGFTIGSFLLSATTLPLGILMDRFGPRLIRLMGSSCFGLSCVMMAASAYNPHVLSPLIFLALSMNGFGGICLTFTSLTLPNMFGALSSTVMSLMIGSYASSAVTFPGVKLIYDAGVSFQVIMWMWAGLAACVFLNCLLNWPTEGFPTPDEVDYSKILTMQELPSSDQKAVGERLSQKNGDIRHSTEKLSSESDAAPNVAPFRRSVFSPIFLWSLVTMGMTQLRIIFFMGAMNKMLEFMVTHGEEYPSEQQVLETEEKVSFYSSIFGTLQLLCLATCPLIGYIMDWKMKECEEEKTVPPGTEQSPIRQTSVPVRDRKIQKVTNAMRAFILTNLMLLAFGCCSLIDNLPLQILTFILHTMVRGFIHSCCGGLYAAVYPSNHFGTLTGLQSMISAVIALLQQPLFIVMVGTLNGDPYWINLGLLIFSLAGFLLPGYLLYHRRQLLREKEARDKRVAEQEMQALNNTEANGYKPHSNGLAAVEA is encoded by the exons TGAATGAGTCCGTGGTTGTGTCATTGGGTAACTCCTCCAGCAGTGAGGTGGAGGAGTGGCTCAGCTGCGTGGACCAGGAGGAGATGCTGAATCTGGGCTTCACCATCGGGTCCTTTTTGCTCAGTGCCACCACCCTGCCTCTTGGAATCCTGATGGACAGGTTTGGACCACGCCTCATTCGCCTGATGGGCAG TTCGTGTTTCGGTCTGTCCTGTGTTATGATGGCCGCGTCTGCCTACAACCCTCATG ttCTGTCACCGCTCATTTTCTTGGCTCTCTCCATGAACGGCTTTGGAGGCATCTGCTTGACCTTTACTTCACTCACG CTCCCCAACATGTTTGGTGCTCTGAGCTCCACCGTCATGTCTCTGATGATTGGCTCCTACGCTTCCTCTGCTGTCACCTTCCCTGGAGTCAAG CTGATCTACGATGCAGGTGTGTCCTTCCAGGTGATCATGTGGATGTGGGCAGGTCTTGCTGCCTGTGTCTTTTTAAACTGTCTTCTCAACTGGCCCACAGAAGGCTTCCCAACACCTGACGAGGTAGACTACAG TAAGATCCTCACGATGCAAGAGCTGCCTTCATCTGATCAGAAGGCTGTTGGAGAAAGACTTAGCCAGAAAAATGGAGACATCCGACACTCCACAGAGAAACTTTCTAGTGAATCTGATGCTGCACCCA ATGTTGCTCCCTTTCGTCGGTCTGTGTTCTCTCCCATCTTCCTGTGGAGTCTGGTTACAATGGGGATGACCCAGTTGAGGATCATCTTCTTCATGGGGGCGATGAACAAGATGCTGGAGTTTATGGTCACCCACGGTGAAGAGTATC cATCTGAGCAGCAGGTGCTTGAGACAGAGGAGAAAG TGAGTTTCTACTCGTCCATCTTCGGCACGCTGCAGTTGCTGTGCCTCGCTACGTGTCCTCTGATTGGTTACATAATGGACTGGAAGATGAAGGAGTGTGAAGAGGAGAAGACCGTCCCCCCAGGCACAGAGCAGAG CCCTATCAGACAGACCAGTGTTCCCGTGAGAGACCGTAAGATCCAGAAAGTGACCAATGCCATGAGGGCCTTCATTCTCACCAACCTGATGCTGCTCGCTTTCGGATGCTGCAGCCTCATAGACAACCTGCCTCTACAG ATCTTAACCTTCATCCTCCACACTATGGTCCGAGGCTTCATCCACTCCTGCTGCGGAGGCCTTTATGCTGCTGT CTACCCGTCCAACCACTTTGGCACTCTGACAGGCCTCCAGTCCATGATCAGCGCTGTGATCGCTCTGCTGCAGCAGCCGCTCTTCATCGTCATGGTCGGAACCCTGAACGGAGACCCCTACTGG ATCAACCTCGGACTGCTAATATTCTCATTGGCTGGCTTCCTGTTGCCGGGTTACCTGTTGTACCACCGCAGACAGCTGCTGAGGGAAAAAGAAGCCAGAGACAAGCGAGTGGCCGAACAGGAGATGCAGGCGCTCAACAACACCGAGGCCAATGGCTACAAACCTCATAGCAACGGCCTCGCTGCTGTGGAGGCTTAG
- the si:dkey-6i22.5 gene encoding polyamine-modulated factor 1, producing the protein MEESEAATQKDTVDNICVEESAENQINEATGEVSSQMSNPGSVSKPSEDTEARYYERLKLFDKVMQKSLEKFIEHASFNRFASTFRPLYKKNPQRMESIYKEFIEEMRKTIQEDISRLIEEGRLEFKLNELDKLESAAKKNKDPAWRPSGVPEQDFCSFLMPYLQKQEAYMRLELKKIQAENAALAQKVQAGRESVVQTEHRISTAVDEWKASVTEFERLASSLCPADAFDA; encoded by the exons TCCGCTGAAAACCAGATTAATGAAGCTACAGGAGAAGTGTCCTCACAGATGTCAAACCCTGGATCAGTTTCTAAGCCTTCCGAAGACACGGAAGCTCGGTACTATGAAAGGCTAAAGTTGTTCGACAAAGTGATGCAGAAGAGCCTGGAAAAGTTCATCGAACATGCCAG TTTTAACAGGTTTGCCAGCACATTTCGTCCGCTTTACAAGAAGAACCCACAGAGGATGGAGAGCATTTACAAGGAGTTCATTGAGGAGATGCGGAAGACTATACAG GAGGATATAAGCAGACTGATTGAAGAAGGCCGGTTAGAGTTCAAACTGAATGAGCTGGACAAACTGGAGAGTGCTGCCAAGAAGAATAAAGACCCTGCATG GCGGCCGAGTGGGGTTCCTGAGCAGGACTTTTGCAGCTTTTTGATGCCATACTTACAAAAGCAGGAGGCCTACATGCGACTGGAGCTGAAAAAAATTCAAGCAGAGAATGCTGCCCTAGCACAGAAGGTTCAGGCTGGTAGAGAAAGTGTTGTTCAGACTGAACATCGTATTTCTACTGCTGTTGATGAGTGGAAG GCATCAGTCACAGAGTTTGAAAGACTGGCATCTTCTCTCTGCCCTGCTGATGCCTTTGATGCGTGA
- the med19a gene encoding mediator of RNA polymerase II transcription subunit 19-A, whose amino-acid sequence MTEMFSTLFGQNEAQGPPGSASLGFGPGKPPPPLPQNQGSMAGQMPPQLGDEGPALRKPGAMNEPFYLLRELPVGNELTGNTNLITHYNLEHAYNKFCGKKVKEKLSNFLPELPGMIDCPGTQDGSSLRSLIDKPPVCGNSFSPLTGALLTGFRLHTGPLPEQYRLMHIQPPKKKSKHKHKHHRPQDPLPQETPSDTDPKKKKKKRDDDPDRKKKKKDKKKKKNRHSPDHPGLAGSQPNSNSLR is encoded by the exons ATGACGGAAATGTTTTCAACTCTGTTCGGTCAAAATGAAGCTCAGGGACCGCCCGGCTCGGCGTCTCTGGGTTTCGGACCAGGGAAACCTCCACCGCCTCTGCCGCAAAATCAAGGCTCCATGGCGGGGCAGATGCCACCGCAGCTCGGGGATGAAGGGCCTGCTCTGCGGAAGCCCGGAGCCATGAATGAACCTTTCTACTTACTGCGGGAGCTTCCTG TGGGAAACGAGTTAACGGGCAACACCAACCTCATCACGCACTACAACCTAGAGCACGCCTACAACAAATTCTGTGGGAAGAAGGTGAAGGAGAAGCTCAGCAACTTTCTGCCAGAGTTACCAG GTATGATCGACTGTCCGGGCACTCAGGACGGCAGCTCATTGCGCTCTCTGATTGACAAGCCTCCAGTGTGTGGGAACTCCTTTAGCCCACTGACAGGCGCTCTGCTCACAGGCTTCAGACTACACACAGGACCG ctacCAGAACAGTACAGACTAATGCACATACAGCCTCCAAAGAAGAAGAGCAAGCACAAGCACAAACACCATCGACCACAGGACCCATTACCACAAG AAACTCCATCAGACACTGAtcccaagaagaagaagaaaaagagagatgacGATCCCGAccgaaagaaaaagaagaaagacaagaaaaagaagaag AACCGCCACAGTCCCGACCACCCCGGCCTCGCTGGATCACAACCCAACAGCAACAGCCTCAGATAG